The genomic region GAGCGGAGTGCGGACCGCCGATCTGGGCGGCAGCTGCTCGACGCGGGAGATGGGCGACACCGTGCTCAGGCACCTCGCGTGATCCCGCGATCGCTGGAGCTCGCGGTCGTCATCCCGACCTTCAACGAGCGCGAGAATGTGCCGGTGCTGATCGCAAAGCTCGATCAGGCGCTGGAAGGCCGCGCCTGGGAAGCGATCTTCGTCGATGACGACAGCCCCGACGGCACGGCGGACGCCGCGCGCGAGCTGGCGCGGATCGACGGACGGGTGCGGGTAATCCAGCGGATCGGCCGGCGCGGCCTTTCTTCGGCGTGCATCGAGGGCATGTGCGCGACCGCGGCGCCGGCGGTCGCGGTGATCGACGGCGACCTGCAGCATGACGAGACGCTGCTGCCGAAGATGCTCGACGCGTTGCAGGCGGACGCAACGCTCGACGTGGTGATCGGATCGCGCTTCGTCGAAGGCGGCGGCACGGGCGAATGGGATCGCGACCGAGTGGCCAAATCGGCGCTTGCTACGCGATTGTCTCGCGGCGTGCTGAAGGACGGGCTCACCGATCCGATGAGCGGCTTCTTCATGATCCGGTCGGACGTGATGCGCGGCCTCGCGCCGCTGCTGTCGGGCATCGGCTTCAAGATCCTGCTCGACATCATGACCGCGAGCCCGCGGCCGCTGAAGTTCAGGGAGCTGCCCTATGTCTTCCGAATCCGCGAAGCCGGCGAGAGCAAGCTCGATCACGTGGTGGCGATGGAATATCTGATCGCGCTCTACGATCGCATGTTCGGGCGTTTCGTGCCGGTCCGCTTCGCGATGTTCTCCGCGATCGGCGCGCTGGGGGCGGGGCTGCACATGGCGGTGCTGTGGCTGTTCTTCATAGGCGCGGGGCTGGGGTTCATCGTCGCCACCGCGATCGCCACGCTGGCGGCGATGACGTTCAACTTCTTCCTCAACAATGCACTCACCTATCGCGATCGGCGGCTGAAGGGCGCGAAGGCGCTGGTGAGCGGCTGGCTTTCCTTCTGTGCGGTCTGCGCGGTCGGGGCAGTGGCAAACGTCGGCGTGGCGGCGTTCCTGCACGATGTGCAGCACGGATACTGGGCGTTCTCGGCGCTTGCCGGCATCCTCGTCGGCGCGGTGTGGAACTTCGCGCTATCGTCGCGCTTCACCTGGGGGCGGTACAAGTAACTCGCCGCCGCACCGGCAGCATCACCTCCAGCTCGGGAACCACATCCAGAATTCGAACGCGTCGCCTCCGGAGAGCGGCGCGGCCGAGAGGATCGGATAGAAATAGATGAAGGCGAGCAGCGCCGCGCCGCCGAACCATTCCTCGAGCCCGCGCCGCTTGCCCCCATCGAAATGGTGGAAGGCGACCGCCAGCACCAGCGCGAGGAAAATGCCCGAGAGATGATAATAGTAATAGAAGCCCAGTGACTTGGGGATGACGATGTAGATGGCGAGCGAAGCGGTCCACAGCAGCGCCATCGCCAGCGGCACGATCGCCTTCGACCGGAACCATGCCCAGTAGCAGGCGGCTACGGCGACGAGACCGCCCCACATGATCACCGGATTGCCGATCAGCAGTACCCCGCGCTGGGCGCCGCCCTCGAACTCGTAGAAATACCAGATCGGCCGCAGCATCAGCGGCCAGCTCCACCAGTCGGACTCATAGGTGTGCGCCGACAGCACCTGGGTCTGCGCCTCGTACATCTTGAACTGGAACGCGACGATCTCGCCGGGAGGGATCGCCCCATAGGCGTAGAAGAAGGCCGGTAGATAGGTGAGAAAATAAACGGTGATGCTCACGGCGCCCATCAGCAGCAGCCCCGGAAGCGTCGCGAGACCCGGCCAGTGCGGCTGACCCTTTCCGGCGAGAGCGGCGGCCACCATTCCCCGCTGCGGCTGCGGCTGCGGCTGCGGCTGCGCCGGGCGCGAGGCGCTGCGGCGGGCGTCGATCAGCCGGATCGTCACGAACGCCAGCCCCGCGAGCGCGACATAGGGGATCGCGGCCCATTTCACGCCGACCGCGAGCCCCAGCAACACGCTTCCCGCGATCCAGCGCATGAGCACCTTGTTCGGCGGCGCGCGCATCGCCGCCAGGAACGCCACCATCGCCCAGACGAGGAACGCGCCCAGAAACACGTCGAGCATCGCGATCCGCGCCTGCACATAGAGCAGCTGGTTCAGCGCGACGAACACCGCGCCCGCGAGAGCAAAGCGCATGCGCCCCAGCAGCAGCCACAGGATCGCGAACACGCCGGCGACCGTGGCGCTGCCGGCGAGCGTCGACGGCAGGCGCCATCCCCAGACATTGTCTCCGAAAACCGCCATGCCGAGCGCGATCAGTTCCTTGGCGACCAGCGGATGCTCGGTGTTGCGCGCCTGATCGAGCAGCAGCAGGCTGCGCGCGGCAGGCACGTAATGAGTCTCGTCGAACTGAATGATGCCCGGGCGGTCGAGATGCACGGTGAACAGGATCTGGGCAGCGAGGGCGACGAGCAGCCCGACCAGCCAGGGACGGGAGCGAAGGTCAGTGAGGCGATCGAGCATGGCGGCGGAGCGATAGCCGATCATTTCGCGTGCGTCATGCCGTTTGGGGGAGCCGGCTTGGCACGGCCCAAGCGCGGCTAACTTGACGCCGCCCGTCCGGCCCCGGCAAAGCAACCGTCATGAAGCGTCATACCGGACAGGACCGTAGCGTCACCCAAAAGTGGAAGCCCGCGACTCAGGCGGTGCGCGGAGGAACCGCGCGTTCGGAATGGGGCGAGACGAGCGAGGCGCTGTTCCTCACGTCCGGCTATGCCTATGATTGTGCCGCCGATGCCGCCGCCCGCTTTGCCGGCGAGCAGGCGGGCATGACCTATTCGCGGCTGCAGAATCCTACCGTCGAGATGCTCGAGCAGCGGATCGCGCTGATGGAAGGCGCCGAGGCCGCGCGCTGCATGGCCAGCGGCATGGCGGCGATGACCGCGGCGCTGCTGTGCCAGCTGGAGGCAGGCGATCATGTCGTCGCGGGTCGCGCGCTGTTCGGATCGTGCCGCTGGCTCACCGATACGCTGCTGCCCAAATTCGGCATCGCGACGACGGTGGTCGATGCGCGCGATCCGCAGGCATTCGCCGACGCGGCGACCGACAGGACGAAGGTCTTCTTCTTCGAGACTCCGGCCAATCCGACGATGGACGTCGTTGATCTGAAGGCGGTGTGCGGCATCGCGCGCGAGCGCGGGATCACCAGCGTCGTCGACAATGCCTTTGCGACGCCCGCGCTCCAGCGGCCTATGGAGTTCGGCGCCGATGTCGTTGCCTATTCGGCGACCAAGATGATGGACGGGCAGGGGCGGGTGCTCGCCGGCGCGGTGAGCGGCAGCGAGGATTTCGTCACCGAGGTGCTGCTGCCGTTCACGCGCAACACTGGGCCGACGCTGAGCGCGTTCAATGCCTGGGTGGTGCTGAAGGGGCTGGAGACGCTCGATCTGCGCATCCGCCGTCAGAGCGAGAATGCACTGGTCGTAGGGCGCTTCCTGGACGGGCGCGTGCCGCGGATCAACCACCCCGGCCTGCCCAGCCATCCGCAGCACGATCTGGCGATGGCGCAGATGGCGGCGGCGGGGCCGATCTTCTCGTTCGAGGTGGACGGCGGGCGCAGCCAGGCGCACGGGCTGCTCGATGCGCTGGAGCTGATCGACATTTCGAACAACATCGGCGACTCGCGCTCGTTGATGACGCATCCGGCATCGACCACGCACTCGGGAGTCGCCGAGGAGAAGCGGCTCGAAATGGGCATTACCGAAGGGCTGCTGCGCATCAACGTCGGACTGGAGGATCCGGAGGATCTGATCGCCGATCTCGATCAGGCGCTGCGAGCGGTGGGCCTTTGATGAAGGCGCTGTTCACCGAGGAAGCCGAGACGCGGGGGATCACCGTTCGCGTATCGGTCTCCTATCTGCCGGAACAGTCGGAGCCGCAGCGCGGGCGCTGGTTCTGGGCCTATCACATCCGCATCGAGAACGAAGGGCCGATGGCGGTGCAACTGCTCACGCGCCACTGGATCATCACCGATGGGCGCGGCGCGCGCCATTCGGTGGAAGGCGAAGGCGTGGTGGGCGAGCAGCCGCTGATCGCGCCGGGCGGTAGTTTCGACTATGTCTCCGGATGTCCGCTCGCGACGCCGACGGGGAACATGCAGGGCAGCTATCACATGCTGGGCGAGGACGGCTCCACCTTCGACGTTACGATCCCCAAATTCGCGCTGATCGCTCCGACCGTGACGGGGTGAGATGAGCCGATGAAGCGCACGCATCTCCCGCTCAACGGCCTTCGCGTTCTCGACGCTGCCGCCCGGCACCTGTCGTTCACCCGCGCGGCCGACGAGCTGGCGGTCACGCCGGCCGCAGTGGGCCAGCAGATCCGGGCGCTGGAGGACACGCTGGGCGTCGTGCTGTTCCGCCGCACGACGCGCGGACTGGAGCTGACGCCCGAAGGCGAGGCGGGGCTCGACGCGCTGCGTCACGGCTTCCTGCAGTTCGAGGAGGCGGTACGCGCGATGCAGGCGGGGCAGTCGTCGAAGTCGCTGACGATCGCCGCCCCGCGTGACCTCACCGCGAAATGGCTGATGCCGCGCCTGGCCGAAATCGCGCGCGCCGACGGCGAGCTGCGCTTCATGCTGCTTACCGCCGACGAAAGCGTCGATTTCACCGAGGCCAACCTCGATCTCGCGGTCCGATGGGGCGAGGGGCCGGGCGAGCATGAGGGCGAGGCGCTCGAATCCGACGGGATGGTGACGGTGGAGCGGCCGGGCGGGGGCGCGGAGACGCGCATTTCATGGCCGGGGTGTATTTCCGACGAGGCGCAGTCGCTGGTGCGGGTGGGCGATGCCGGGCTCGCGCTCGACGCCGCCGCCGACGGGCTGGGCCGGGCGACCATTCCCGAAGTGCTGGCGCGCGGCGACCTGGCCGCCGGCCGAGTGGTGATGGTGGGCGAGCCCAAAGCGTCGCGGCTCGGCTACTGGCTGGTCGCGCCGCTGCCGCAGTGGCGGCAGAAGAAGGTCCGCGATCTGGTGGAGGCGCTCGCGTCGTGAGGGATGCGCCGCCGGTGCTCGAGACCGAGCGGCTGCGGCTGCGGCCGCTTTCTCCCGATGATGCCGAGGCGCTGCACCCGATGCTGGCCGATGCCGAGCTGATGACCTGGTGGTCGAGCGGCCCGCACGCCAGCCTGGAAGAGACGCGCGATTATCTGCGTCCCGTGCCCGAATGGCGTCACTGGGCGATCACGCGGCGCGGCGACGATAGCGCGCTTGGGTGGGTCGCCGCCGGCGCGAAGCGTTCGGGCGTGATCGAAGTCGGCTATATCCTCGGGCGGGTGCACTGGGGGCAGGGGATCGCGCGCGAGGCGGTCACTCGGCTGCTCGATCACCTGTTCTTCGAAGAAGGCCAGCGTCGTGTGATCGCCGACACCGATCCGGAGAATCGCGCCTCGCGGGCGCTGCTGGAGTCGCTCGGCTTCACGCTCGAAGGTATTTTGCGCGCCGAATGGGAGACGCACATCGGCGTGCGCGACACCGCGCTGTACGGACTGCTGCGTGACGAATGGGCGGCGCGAAGCACCAGGCGCTAAGCGGCTGGAGCGGGCGATCGGCGGCGGCCCCCCTGATGCCCCGCTCCTCCGGAGCGGTTGCATCCCCTTCGGCCGAACGGCGGCCCCAGGCGATTGAGCGAGTCGCTTACTGGCCGGCGCTCTGTTGCGGCAGCGCCGCCGCCGCCAGTTCCGCCATGCGGCTTACGAGCCCCGCGAAGCGGCCGTTGTCGACCGCCGCCTCCGGGTCGTTCCAGCTTCCGCTGAATGCATACCACTCCCCGGACTGCGCCTGGAGGAGCAGCGTCATGTTGATGACACCGGGTTCGGAGCCGCCCTTATACCCGACATAGCGCCACTGCTGCGCAATGCCGGGCGAGATGCCGGGGTTCTGCGAGAGGATTTCGCGGGCGACGGAATTGGCTTCGGTGTTGCGGCGCAGCCAGTCCATCGTGCGGACGAGATCCGCGGGGCTGGCGAAGAACTCGATTGCGTCGATCATCACCGGCACGCCGTCCTGGAACAGATCGGGGCGGATTGCCGTGATCGGCGCGGCGGCGACTTCGCCGGCCAGCAGCGCGCGGCGCTCGGCATGGTCGCTGCCGATCCACTGGCGGCCAAGCGCCCCATCCTCGATCCCCTTCAGCTTGAAGAATTCGAGCGTGCCGAGCAGCGGGCGATTCATCGCGACCTGTTCGGGCGCGACGCCGACCACCGGCAGCATCGCCTCCACCCGCTCGCGGCCGAGATGGTGGAGCAGGATGTCGGTCGCGCTGTTGTCGCTCACCGAGATCATCCGCTCGGCCAGTTCGCGCAGCGTGACTTCGGTGCCCGCAGGCGCCGCGAAATAGGCGCCGCCGGGAAGCGCGCTTCCGTCGAGCGTCACTACATCGTCCCACTGCCGTTCACCGGCATTGGTGGCGCGGACCAGTTCCGCGAGGATCCAGAGCTTGAAGGCGGAGCCGACGCCGAACGGAGTGTCGGCATCCTCGGCATGAAGCATCTGCGGAGCGCCGTCGCCCAATCGCGCGGCAGCATAGCCGGTGCGCCCCGGCAGCGCCTCGATCGCGTCGAACACTTCGCCGAGCGATGCTTCGCGCGCCTGAAAGCCAGTCACTCGAAGCCCCGTTACCTGATGCGGCTCGGCAGGATCGACGGCGATCTGGAGCGTGGCAGTGGTGTTCGCAAAGGCGACGGTGATGACGGCCTGATTCGGGTCGCGCGCCTCGACGTCGGCGATCTCGGGCGGAGCATCCGCGCCGGCGCGCATCTGGGCGGTCATTTGATCGAACTGCGCCTTCGGCACTTGCGCGACGAAGGCCGGATGGAAAAACGCCTCGTAATCGCCGCCGCCGGAAAGGATTGCCGGAAGCTCGTCGATCCGTGCCTGCAGTGCCGGGGAAGGTGCGATCGCCTGCGGAGCTTGCGGCGGGGAAGCGGGAGCGTCCTGCGCGACGGCCGGCGCTCCGGTGAGGGTGAGCGCGGCGAAGGCTGCGGCGAGAAGGCGTGTGCGAAGCATCGGCAAGTCCCCTGCTGCGCCGCGAATCGCCGCGGCCGCCCGATCCTACCCGGCAAAAATTATGATATCAATTATTGGCCGAAGGGGGTCAGGCGTCGATCGCGTCTTCCTCGAGCCGCGCGGCGTTTTCCTGGATGAAGGCGAAGCGATGCGCCGGATTGGTCCCCATCAGCCGGTCGACCAGATCCTTCACAACCGCCCGTTCCTCATATTCCTCGGGCAGGCGGACGCGCAGCATGCCGCGCGTCTTGGGATCCATCGTCGTTTCCTTGAGCTGCTGCGCGTTCATTTCGCCGAGTCCCTTGAACCGCGCGACTTCGACCTTTCTGCCCTTGAATTCGGTGCGCTCCAGCTCGGCGCGATGCGCATCATCCCGTGCATAGGCCGACTTGGCGCCCGCGGTGAGGCGATAGAGCGGCGGCTGGGCCAAATAGAGGTGCCCCTTGCGCACCACGTCGGGCATCTCCTGGAAGAAGAAGGTCATCAGCAGCGTAGCGATATGCGCGCCATCGACATCGGCATCGGTCATGATGATGATCCGATCGTAGCGCAGGTTAGCCGCGTCGCAGTCCTTGCGGGTGCCGCAGCCCATCGCGAGGATCAGATCGGCGATTTCCTGATTGGCGAGGATCTTGGCCGAGGTGGCGCTGGCGACGTTGAGGATCTTGCCGCGGATCGGCAGGATCGCCTGCGTCTTGCGGTCGCGTGCCTGTTTCGCCGTGCCGCCCGCGCTGTCGCCCTCGACGATGAACAGCTCGGTGCCTTCCGAAGCGTCCGAGGAACAATCGGTGAGCTTGCCGGGCAGGCGCAGCTTGCGCGCGCTGGTCGCGGTCTTGCGCTTGACGTCGCGTTCCTGCTTGCGCCGAAGCCGCTCGTCCATCCGCTCGAGCACATAGCCGAGCAGCGCCTTGCCGCGATCCATGTTGTCGGTGAGGAAATGGTCGAAATGATCGCGCACGGCCTTTTCGACCAGGCCGGTCGCCTCGGG from Sphingosinithalassobacter sp. CS137 harbors:
- a CDS encoding LysR family transcriptional regulator, which translates into the protein MKRTHLPLNGLRVLDAAARHLSFTRAADELAVTPAAVGQQIRALEDTLGVVLFRRTTRGLELTPEGEAGLDALRHGFLQFEEAVRAMQAGQSSKSLTIAAPRDLTAKWLMPRLAEIARADGELRFMLLTADESVDFTEANLDLAVRWGEGPGEHEGEALESDGMVTVERPGGGAETRISWPGCISDEAQSLVRVGDAGLALDAAADGLGRATIPEVLARGDLAAGRVVMVGEPKASRLGYWLVAPLPQWRQKKVRDLVEALAS
- a CDS encoding trans-sulfuration enzyme family protein — translated: MKRHTGQDRSVTQKWKPATQAVRGGTARSEWGETSEALFLTSGYAYDCAADAAARFAGEQAGMTYSRLQNPTVEMLEQRIALMEGAEAARCMASGMAAMTAALLCQLEAGDHVVAGRALFGSCRWLTDTLLPKFGIATTVVDARDPQAFADAATDRTKVFFFETPANPTMDVVDLKAVCGIARERGITSVVDNAFATPALQRPMEFGADVVAYSATKMMDGQGRVLAGAVSGSEDFVTEVLLPFTRNTGPTLSAFNAWVVLKGLETLDLRIRRQSENALVVGRFLDGRVPRINHPGLPSHPQHDLAMAQMAAAGPIFSFEVDGGRSQAHGLLDALELIDISNNIGDSRSLMTHPASTTHSGVAEEKRLEMGITEGLLRINVGLEDPEDLIADLDQALRAVGL
- a CDS encoding serine hydrolase: MLRTRLLAAAFAALTLTGAPAVAQDAPASPPQAPQAIAPSPALQARIDELPAILSGGGDYEAFFHPAFVAQVPKAQFDQMTAQMRAGADAPPEIADVEARDPNQAVITVAFANTTATLQIAVDPAEPHQVTGLRVTGFQAREASLGEVFDAIEALPGRTGYAAARLGDGAPQMLHAEDADTPFGVGSAFKLWILAELVRATNAGERQWDDVVTLDGSALPGGAYFAAPAGTEVTLRELAERMISVSDNSATDILLHHLGRERVEAMLPVVGVAPEQVAMNRPLLGTLEFFKLKGIEDGALGRQWIGSDHAERRALLAGEVAAAPITAIRPDLFQDGVPVMIDAIEFFASPADLVRTMDWLRRNTEANSVAREILSQNPGISPGIAQQWRYVGYKGGSEPGVINMTLLLQAQSGEWYAFSGSWNDPEAAVDNGRFAGLVSRMAELAAAALPQQSAGQ
- a CDS encoding phospholipid carrier-dependent glycosyltransferase, encoding MIGYRSAAMLDRLTDLRSRPWLVGLLVALAAQILFTVHLDRPGIIQFDETHYVPAARSLLLLDQARNTEHPLVAKELIALGMAVFGDNVWGWRLPSTLAGSATVAGVFAILWLLLGRMRFALAGAVFVALNQLLYVQARIAMLDVFLGAFLVWAMVAFLAAMRAPPNKVLMRWIAGSVLLGLAVGVKWAAIPYVALAGLAFVTIRLIDARRSASRPAQPQPQPQPQRGMVAAALAGKGQPHWPGLATLPGLLLMGAVSITVYFLTYLPAFFYAYGAIPPGEIVAFQFKMYEAQTQVLSAHTYESDWWSWPLMLRPIWYFYEFEGGAQRGVLLIGNPVIMWGGLVAVAACYWAWFRSKAIVPLAMALLWTASLAIYIVIPKSLGFYYYYHLSGIFLALVLAVAFHHFDGGKRRGLEEWFGGAALLAFIYFYPILSAAPLSGGDAFEFWMWFPSWR
- a CDS encoding GNAT family N-acetyltransferase, whose product is MRDAPPVLETERLRLRPLSPDDAEALHPMLADAELMTWWSSGPHASLEETRDYLRPVPEWRHWAITRRGDDSALGWVAAGAKRSGVIEVGYILGRVHWGQGIAREAVTRLLDHLFFEEGQRRVIADTDPENRASRALLESLGFTLEGILRAEWETHIGVRDTALYGLLRDEWAARSTRR
- a CDS encoding glycosyltransferase family 2 protein; the encoded protein is MIPRSLELAVVIPTFNERENVPVLIAKLDQALEGRAWEAIFVDDDSPDGTADAARELARIDGRVRVIQRIGRRGLSSACIEGMCATAAPAVAVIDGDLQHDETLLPKMLDALQADATLDVVIGSRFVEGGGTGEWDRDRVAKSALATRLSRGVLKDGLTDPMSGFFMIRSDVMRGLAPLLSGIGFKILLDIMTASPRPLKFRELPYVFRIREAGESKLDHVVAMEYLIALYDRMFGRFVPVRFAMFSAIGALGAGLHMAVLWLFFIGAGLGFIVATAIATLAAMTFNFFLNNALTYRDRRLKGAKALVSGWLSFCAVCAVGAVANVGVAAFLHDVQHGYWAFSALAGILVGAVWNFALSSRFTWGRYK
- the apaG gene encoding Co2+/Mg2+ efflux protein ApaG, with amino-acid sequence MKALFTEEAETRGITVRVSVSYLPEQSEPQRGRWFWAYHIRIENEGPMAVQLLTRHWIITDGRGARHSVEGEGVVGEQPLIAPGGSFDYVSGCPLATPTGNMQGSYHMLGEDGSTFDVTIPKFALIAPTVTG